A region from the Solibacillus sp. FSL H8-0523 genome encodes:
- a CDS encoding GNAT family protein: MVQLNGQRCSLRTFTPSDAKALAKLLADNKFFWSTYEPLHRDEFYTEEVQYKKILESLQLLQSNREFSFGIFDDDSQQLIGHISLYSVKRLPYSSCFVGYSMDERFAGRGIATEAVQLVLEFGFQTLNIHRIEAYVAPQNLASVRVLEKSGFIREGLLRQLLFINGVWVDHYMYAILQNDFKNRY, from the coding sequence ATGGTACAACTTAATGGGCAACGTTGTTCGTTACGTACATTTACACCATCGGATGCAAAAGCATTAGCCAAACTGTTAGCAGACAATAAATTTTTTTGGTCTACTTATGAACCGTTACATCGAGACGAGTTTTATACAGAAGAGGTACAGTATAAAAAAATTTTAGAGAGCCTACAGCTTCTTCAAAGTAATCGGGAATTTTCATTTGGAATTTTTGATGATGATTCACAACAATTAATTGGCCACATTTCACTTTATTCGGTGAAGCGTTTACCCTATTCAAGCTGTTTTGTCGGCTATTCGATGGATGAACGTTTTGCTGGAAGAGGGATTGCAACAGAGGCGGTGCAGTTAGTGCTGGAATTTGGCTTTCAAACGTTAAATATTCATCGTATTGAAGCTTACGTTGCCCCACAAAATTTAGCATCAGTACGGGTGTTGGAAAAATCAGGTTTTATACGTGAGGGCTTACTAAGGCAGTTGCTCTTTATCAATGGTGTGTGGGTTGATCATTATATGTACGCCATACTGCAAAATGATTTTAAAAATAGATATTAA
- a CDS encoding polyphosphate kinase: protein MKKLDDLDLSLELDKKMYKKKIKMLQYEMLNAQQFLFNNKIGLIVAFEGMDAAGKGGAIKRLTERVDPRGLMVTPISAPQPHEKRYHYMHRFWRKLPQHGQIAIFDRSWYGRVLVERIEGFAKEEEWKRAYDEINDFEKQLTDEDYIVIKFWIHIDEAEQLKRFNDRAQDPYKAWKLTDEDWRNREKFGLYSEAADEMFAKTDTENAPWFLIPGNDKLYARVQVLKEVIAHIEKEAKRRGLHLTNVLEAPEQDEIDELEMMEVAATEEITATEASKGKKAKKKKSK from the coding sequence ATGAAGAAATTAGATGATTTAGATTTATCATTAGAACTAGACAAAAAAATGTACAAAAAGAAAATTAAAATGCTGCAATACGAAATGCTCAACGCACAGCAATTTTTATTTAACAACAAAATTGGGTTAATTGTAGCATTTGAAGGAATGGACGCAGCAGGTAAGGGTGGTGCCATTAAACGTTTAACAGAGCGAGTTGACCCACGTGGCTTAATGGTAACTCCTATTTCTGCTCCACAACCACATGAAAAACGTTACCACTATATGCACCGTTTTTGGAGAAAGTTACCGCAACACGGACAAATCGCGATTTTTGACCGTTCTTGGTATGGTCGTGTTTTAGTAGAGCGCATTGAAGGCTTTGCGAAAGAAGAAGAGTGGAAACGTGCATATGATGAAATTAATGACTTTGAAAAGCAATTAACAGATGAAGATTATATTGTCATCAAATTCTGGATTCATATCGACGAAGCAGAACAATTAAAACGTTTTAATGACCGTGCACAAGATCCGTACAAAGCTTGGAAATTAACGGATGAAGATTGGCGCAACCGTGAAAAGTTCGGCTTATATAGTGAAGCGGCAGATGAAATGTTCGCAAAAACAGATACAGAAAATGCACCTTGGTTTTTAATTCCTGGGAATGATAAGCTATATGCGCGCGTACAAGTATTAAAAGAAGTCATTGCTCATATTGAAAAGGAAGCTAAGCGCCGTGGGTTACACCTGACGAATGTATTAGAAGCACCTGAGCAAGACGAAATAGATGAGCTTGAAATGATGGAAGTAGCGGCTACAGAAGAAATCACTGCCACAGAAGCTTCAAAGGGAAAAAAGGCTAAAAAGAAAAAATCTAAATAA